A genomic segment from Aquipuribacter sp. SD81 encodes:
- a CDS encoding putative bifunctional diguanylate cyclase/phosphodiesterase has protein sequence MDETWLRAAVADSPVGVALADSDGVVVECNAALARLVGRDAAEVVGTRLARLVAAEDHGTFQAQWARSHPGDGGGRFTCRLAIERRSPRWSRWTWRQHEDEAGVWTVVQVEDVDPTARTMLVSDDLLAAVEEERATVTAALEASPDGLAIYHAERDDAGEVVDARLVRLNRAGLAGRRPEEVVGRPVQEFFPEAAGTGLFDALLDTMRTGRTSRLLVEVGEHGTWPGTYENVVIRIDEDRVLSVFRDVSQARDDAQRLLHAATHDALTGLPNRVLLRDRVEHALQRSAREGTGVAVAFLDLDGFKAVNDTLGHRHGDALLQEVATRLTAAVRDEDTVGRLGGDEFVLVLEGCGEEEEWLPVYDRVVEAIARPVLVSGQAVSLRASVGVVFPAAGQTDADAVLGNADIAMYASKGSGKARYTVFTEQHRRKVIDLVALEADLANALPREEFELHFQGIVDVSSGTVVGSEALLRWRHPRRGLLTPADFLPAAEAGGLMVDVGAWVLLEALRQAARWRGITRRDSFVTVNVSAQQLVSGNYVRTVRRALEATGLPSEGLVVEMTESQVLPSSTSVIDQLRELRELGVRVAVDDFGTGYSSLSHLASLPVDLVKIDRTFLTDLTDSRRSAVLRTAVEMTRAVGAHCVVEGIETPEQYEAVRSTGARYAQGFLLGRPRPGYVV, from the coding sequence GTGGACGAGACGTGGCTGCGGGCCGCCGTGGCCGACAGCCCCGTCGGGGTCGCGCTCGCCGACTCCGACGGCGTCGTCGTCGAGTGCAACGCCGCGCTGGCCCGGCTCGTCGGCCGGGACGCGGCCGAGGTCGTCGGCACCCGGCTCGCCCGCCTCGTCGCCGCCGAGGACCACGGCACCTTCCAGGCGCAGTGGGCCCGCTCCCACCCCGGCGACGGCGGTGGCCGCTTCACGTGCCGGCTCGCGATCGAGCGGCGCTCGCCGCGCTGGAGCCGGTGGACCTGGCGGCAGCACGAGGACGAGGCGGGGGTGTGGACCGTCGTGCAGGTGGAGGACGTCGACCCGACGGCGCGGACCATGCTCGTGTCCGACGACCTGCTGGCGGCCGTGGAGGAGGAGCGCGCGACGGTGACGGCCGCGCTCGAGGCCTCCCCCGACGGTCTCGCGATCTACCACGCGGAGCGCGACGACGCGGGCGAGGTCGTCGACGCGCGCCTCGTCCGCCTCAACCGCGCCGGGCTCGCCGGCCGCCGCCCCGAGGAGGTGGTCGGCCGGCCGGTGCAGGAGTTCTTCCCGGAGGCGGCGGGCACCGGGCTGTTCGACGCCCTGCTGGACACCATGCGCACCGGTCGCACGAGCCGGCTGCTCGTCGAGGTGGGCGAGCACGGGACGTGGCCCGGCACGTACGAGAACGTCGTCATCCGCATCGACGAGGACCGGGTGCTCTCGGTCTTCCGCGATGTCTCGCAGGCCCGGGACGACGCCCAGCGGCTGCTGCACGCCGCGACGCACGACGCCCTCACCGGGCTGCCGAACCGGGTGCTGCTGCGCGACAGGGTCGAGCACGCCCTGCAGCGCAGCGCGCGCGAGGGCACCGGGGTCGCCGTCGCCTTCCTCGACCTCGACGGCTTCAAGGCCGTCAACGACACCCTGGGGCACCGCCACGGCGACGCCCTCCTGCAGGAGGTCGCGACCCGCCTCACCGCGGCGGTCCGGGACGAGGACACCGTCGGGCGCCTCGGCGGCGACGAGTTCGTCCTCGTGCTCGAGGGGTGCGGCGAGGAGGAGGAGTGGCTCCCGGTGTACGACCGGGTCGTCGAGGCCATCGCCCGGCCGGTGCTCGTCTCCGGCCAGGCGGTGTCGTTGCGGGCGAGCGTCGGGGTCGTGTTCCCCGCGGCCGGGCAGACCGACGCCGACGCGGTCCTCGGCAACGCCGACATCGCGATGTACGCCTCCAAGGGCAGCGGCAAGGCGCGCTACACCGTCTTCACCGAGCAGCACCGCCGCAAGGTCATCGACCTCGTCGCCCTCGAGGCCGACCTCGCCAACGCGCTGCCGCGCGAGGAGTTCGAGCTGCACTTCCAGGGCATCGTCGACGTCAGCAGCGGCACCGTCGTCGGCTCGGAGGCGCTGCTGCGCTGGCGGCACCCGCGCCGCGGGCTGCTGACGCCCGCCGACTTCCTCCCCGCCGCCGAGGCCGGCGGCCTCATGGTCGACGTCGGCGCGTGGGTGCTGCTGGAGGCGCTGCGGCAGGCCGCGCGCTGGCGCGGCATCACCCGGCGGGACTCGTTCGTGACGGTCAACGTGTCCGCCCAGCAGCTGGTGAGCGGGAACTACGTGCGGACGGTGCGCCGCGCGCTGGAGGCGACCGGCCTGCCCAGCGAGGGCCTGGTGGTGGAGATGACGGAGTCGCAGGTGCTGCCGTCGAGCACGAGCGTCATCGACCAGCTGCGGGAGCTGCGCGAGCTGGGGGTCCGGGTGGCGGTCGACGACTTCGGCACGGGGTACTCCAGCCTCAGCCACCTCGCGAGCCTCCCGGTCGACCTCGTCAAGATCGACCGGACGTTCCTCACCGACCTCACCGACTCCCGGCGCTCGGCGGTGCTGCGCACGGCCGTGGAGATGACGCGCGCCGTGGGGGCGCACTGCGTGGTCGAGGGGATCGAGACCCCCGAGCAGTACGAGGCCGTGCGCTCCACCGGCGCCCGGTACGCGCAGGGGTTCCTGCTCGGTCGGCCCCGCCCCGGCTACGTGGTGTGA
- the fgd gene encoding glucose-6-phosphate dehydrogenase (coenzyme-F420) yields MAGLRIGYKASAEQFAPRELVELGVRAEQAGMDSAFVSDHFQPWRHEGGHAPFALSWMTAVGERTERLVLGTSVMTPTFRYNPAVVAQAFATMACLYPGRVVLGVGTGEALNEVATGFTGEWPEFKERFARLREAVDLMRRLWQGDRVTFEGEHYRTQDASIYDVPDGGVPVYVAAGGPVVARYAGRAGDGFICTSGKGMDLYTEKLLPAVAEGLAKAERDPAGIDRMIEVKVSYDRDHAAALDNTRFWAPLSLTPEQKHSVDDPVEMERLADELPIDQVARRWVVASDPDEVAEAVRPYVDAGFDHLVLHAPGHDQRRFLELFEADLAPRLRALA; encoded by the coding sequence GTGGCAGGGCTGAGGATCGGCTACAAGGCGTCGGCGGAGCAGTTCGCCCCCCGCGAGCTCGTCGAGCTGGGGGTGCGCGCGGAGCAGGCGGGCATGGACTCCGCGTTCGTCAGCGACCACTTCCAGCCGTGGCGGCACGAGGGCGGTCACGCCCCCTTCGCGCTGTCGTGGATGACGGCCGTGGGCGAGCGGACCGAGCGCCTCGTCCTCGGCACGTCGGTCATGACGCCGACGTTCCGCTACAACCCCGCCGTCGTCGCGCAGGCCTTCGCCACCATGGCGTGCCTGTACCCCGGCCGCGTCGTCCTCGGCGTCGGCACCGGGGAGGCACTCAACGAGGTCGCCACGGGCTTCACCGGCGAGTGGCCGGAGTTCAAGGAGCGCTTCGCCCGGCTGCGGGAGGCCGTCGACCTCATGCGCCGGCTGTGGCAGGGCGACCGGGTGACCTTCGAGGGCGAGCACTACCGGACGCAGGACGCGAGCATCTACGACGTCCCCGACGGCGGCGTGCCCGTGTACGTCGCGGCGGGCGGCCCCGTCGTGGCCCGCTACGCCGGCCGCGCGGGCGACGGCTTCATCTGCACGAGCGGCAAGGGCATGGACCTGTACACCGAGAAGCTCCTGCCGGCGGTGGCCGAGGGGCTCGCGAAGGCGGAGCGGGACCCTGCGGGCATCGACCGCATGATCGAGGTCAAGGTGTCCTACGACCGCGACCACGCCGCCGCGCTCGACAACACCCGGTTCTGGGCGCCGCTGTCCCTCACGCCCGAGCAGAAGCACAGCGTCGACGACCCGGTCGAGATGGAGCGCCTCGCCGACGAGCTGCCCATCGACCAGGTCGCCCGGCGCTGGGTCGTGGCGAGCGACCCCGACGAGGTCGCCGAGGCGGTGCGGCCCTACGTGGACGCGGGCTTCGACCACCTCGTCCTGCACGCGCCCGGGCACGACCAGCGGCGCTTCCTCGAGCTGTTCGAGGCCGACCTGGCCCCCCGGCTGCGCGCGCTGGCATGA
- a CDS encoding STAS domain-containing protein — MTSTPRGDDGDRRGPDVLAPGPAVVEVGPRLLASEAPRLRRSVHLVSAEHDLVELRVHQVQAFDAAGLGLLLGLHRLARSHGAAMVVVGPPPRLMTALRRRGLHKVLVVEVSLPED; from the coding sequence ATGACCTCGACGCCGAGGGGGGACGACGGCGACCGGCGCGGCCCCGACGTCCTGGCCCCGGGCCCCGCCGTCGTGGAGGTGGGCCCGCGCCTGCTGGCGAGCGAGGCCCCGCGGCTGCGCCGCTCGGTGCACCTGGTCTCCGCCGAGCACGACCTGGTCGAGCTGCGCGTGCACCAGGTCCAGGCCTTCGACGCCGCCGGGCTCGGGCTTCTGCTAGGCCTCCACCGCCTCGCTCGCTCTCACGGGGCGGCGATGGTCGTCGTCGGGCCGCCGCCGCGCCTCATGACCGCGCTGCGGCGGCGCGGCCTGCACAAGGTGCTCGTCGTCGAGGTGTCGCTGCCCGAGGACTGA
- a CDS encoding SRPBCC family protein — protein sequence MSDHEASRRLDADPDAVYAYLSDVRHLPEYFPQMTAAEQVPGEDAVRTTAVLEPDEAGLPDQDGPREVHGEAWFRTDDDARRVRWGSEGASDYAGDLVVTPDDGGARVEIRLHAPAHHAAEESVDEALERALDAIATAAGPAGDGA from the coding sequence ATGTCCGACCACGAGGCCAGCCGTCGGCTCGACGCCGACCCGGACGCCGTCTACGCCTACCTCTCCGACGTCCGTCACCTGCCGGAGTACTTCCCGCAGATGACGGCCGCGGAGCAGGTGCCGGGCGAGGACGCCGTCCGCACCACCGCCGTCCTCGAGCCGGACGAGGCCGGTCTCCCGGACCAGGACGGGCCGCGGGAGGTGCACGGCGAGGCGTGGTTCCGCACCGACGACGACGCCCGCCGGGTGCGCTGGGGCAGCGAGGGGGCCTCGGACTACGCCGGTGACCTCGTCGTCACCCCGGACGACGGCGGTGCGCGGGTCGAGATCCGTCTCCACGCGCCCGCGCACCACGCGGCCGAGGAGTCGGTCGACGAGGCGCTCGAGCGCGCCCTCGACGCCATCGCGACCGCGGCCGGGCCCGCGGGCGACGGGGCGTGA
- a CDS encoding LLM class flavin-dependent oxidoreductase, whose protein sequence is MGRLQHVGWFFSRGFGPQGWGREDWRWGWRWTDPRLYQQAVRELEQAGLDLVVMEDALSLGSPETLHLRVREAYGGPKHDPLLLAPYLFDVTSHLGLAPTVNAGVTPPYLAARQAATLHHLSGGRFGLNVVTDTGSARHVGAAPLGHDAAYDRAEEWTDVVRGLWHSWEDGALVADPATGRFADGDRIRTQRWSGAHFDVTGPLNAVPFDGLGDPVVVSPGGSPRGLAYAGRNSDVQLAYAPLDAGTVRAYRARVLDAAAAAGRTADDVRVLFVLKPELLPSREEADRVVEASRHPDEAVLLQVAAAQSSDLETDLTALPLDEPLRASAFGEHVSQGTVRGLLGKEGELGVDTLRELLTRKARKGRLSAREGFVGTAEELADFVEELGEDAGNDGVLLSGDLHPTTVHRVLDDLVPVLRRRGVLREGYGDGGVRGNLFDF, encoded by the coding sequence GTGGGGCGGCTGCAGCACGTCGGCTGGTTCTTCTCCCGCGGCTTCGGCCCGCAGGGGTGGGGCCGCGAGGACTGGCGGTGGGGCTGGCGCTGGACCGACCCGCGGCTGTACCAGCAGGCCGTCCGCGAGCTGGAGCAGGCGGGCCTCGACCTCGTCGTCATGGAGGACGCGCTGAGCCTCGGCAGCCCCGAGACGCTCCATCTGCGCGTGCGCGAGGCCTACGGGGGTCCCAAGCACGACCCGCTCCTGCTCGCGCCGTACCTGTTCGACGTGACGTCGCACCTCGGCCTGGCGCCGACGGTCAACGCGGGCGTCACGCCGCCCTACCTCGCGGCCCGTCAGGCGGCCACCCTGCACCACCTGTCGGGCGGGCGGTTCGGGCTCAACGTCGTCACCGACACCGGCTCCGCCCGGCACGTCGGCGCGGCGCCGCTCGGGCACGACGCCGCGTACGACCGCGCGGAGGAGTGGACCGACGTGGTGCGGGGCCTGTGGCACTCGTGGGAGGACGGTGCCCTCGTCGCCGACCCCGCGACCGGCCGCTTCGCCGACGGCGACCGCATCCGGACGCAGCGGTGGAGCGGGGCGCACTTCGACGTGACCGGCCCGCTCAACGCCGTGCCGTTCGACGGCCTCGGTGACCCCGTCGTCGTCTCCCCGGGCGGGTCGCCACGCGGGCTGGCCTATGCCGGGCGGAACTCCGACGTGCAGCTGGCGTACGCGCCGCTCGACGCCGGCACCGTGCGGGCGTACCGCGCGAGGGTCCTCGACGCGGCCGCGGCGGCGGGTCGGACGGCGGACGACGTGCGCGTCCTGTTCGTGCTGAAGCCGGAGCTGCTGCCCAGCCGCGAGGAGGCCGACCGGGTGGTCGAGGCCTCGCGGCACCCCGACGAGGCCGTGCTCCTGCAGGTCGCCGCCGCGCAGTCCAGCGACCTCGAGACCGACCTCACCGCCCTGCCGCTCGACGAGCCGCTGCGCGCGTCCGCCTTCGGCGAGCACGTCTCGCAGGGCACGGTCCGCGGGCTGCTCGGCAAGGAGGGCGAGCTCGGGGTCGACACGCTGCGGGAGCTCCTCACGCGCAAGGCGCGCAAGGGCCGGCTGTCCGCGCGAGAGGGGTTCGTCGGCACGGCCGAGGAGCTCGCCGACTTCGTCGAGGAGCTCGGCGAGGACGCGGGCAACGACGGTGTCCTGCTGTCCGGCGACCTCCACCCGACGACGGTGCACCGAGTGCTCGACGACCTCGTGCCGGTCCTGCGGCGGCGCGGGGTGCTGCGCGAGGGGTACGGCGACGGCGGGGTGCGGGGCAACCTCTTCGACTTCTGA
- a CDS encoding O-acetylhomoserine aminocarboxypropyltransferase/cysteine synthase family protein, whose protein sequence is MTVTDPWFDVLAPVPAHPLTAPTTGAPTHEALSGSETAPSDPWAPRGFATRQVHAGAEPDALTGARVAPVHVSAGFVFDDFEQARARFAGDEEGYTYSRVANPTCAALERRLAALEGGTDAVVVGSGQAAVTVALLGLLRAGDHLLSARSVYEGSRGLFTENFARLGIEVDLVDDHTDPEAWRRLVRPTTRAFFAESVPNPTNDLVDLRAVADVAHAAGVPFVVDNTLATPYLLRPLEHGADVVVHSASKFLSGHGATLGGVVVTGTGFDWAAREDRWEHLTAPSALLGGSSWVQRYGRRAYVEHARHVVAARLGPTLAPLNAWLLQQGVETLSLRVRQQTDNALVLARWLEAQPEVAHVAHAGLASSPSHDLARRYLPRGTGSVFAVTLAGGEPAARRFVDAVRLLSRMTHLGDVRSLVLHPASTTHAHRSPADRAAAGVHDGTLRLSVGIEDVEDLLDDLARGLAAVRAGDGATGVTGATATGA, encoded by the coding sequence ATGACCGTGACCGACCCCTGGTTCGACGTGCTCGCACCCGTACCGGCCCACCCCCTGACGGCCCCGACCACCGGCGCCCCGACCCACGAGGCCCTGTCCGGCAGCGAGACGGCGCCGTCCGACCCGTGGGCGCCGCGCGGGTTCGCCACCCGCCAGGTCCACGCCGGCGCCGAGCCCGACGCCCTCACCGGCGCCCGCGTCGCGCCGGTCCACGTGAGCGCGGGATTCGTGTTCGACGACTTCGAGCAGGCCCGCGCCCGCTTCGCCGGCGACGAGGAGGGCTACACGTACTCCCGCGTCGCGAACCCGACGTGCGCGGCGCTCGAGCGGCGCCTCGCCGCGCTCGAGGGCGGGACCGACGCGGTGGTCGTCGGCAGCGGGCAGGCCGCCGTGACCGTCGCCCTGCTCGGGCTGCTGCGGGCCGGCGACCACCTGCTGTCGGCGCGCAGCGTCTACGAGGGCTCGCGCGGGCTGTTCACCGAGAACTTCGCGCGGTTGGGCATCGAGGTCGACCTCGTCGACGACCACACGGACCCCGAGGCGTGGCGCCGGCTCGTCCGGCCCACGACGCGGGCGTTCTTCGCCGAGTCCGTGCCCAACCCCACGAACGACCTCGTGGACCTGCGCGCCGTCGCCGACGTCGCTCACGCGGCCGGGGTCCCGTTCGTCGTCGACAACACGCTCGCGACGCCGTACCTGCTCCGGCCGCTGGAGCACGGGGCCGACGTCGTCGTGCACTCCGCGAGCAAGTTCCTGTCCGGGCACGGCGCGACCCTCGGCGGGGTCGTCGTGACCGGGACCGGCTTCGACTGGGCGGCGCGCGAGGACCGGTGGGAGCACCTCACCGCGCCCAGCGCGCTGCTCGGCGGGAGCAGCTGGGTGCAGCGGTACGGCCGGCGCGCGTACGTCGAGCACGCCCGGCACGTCGTCGCGGCCCGGCTCGGCCCGACCCTCGCCCCCCTCAACGCGTGGCTGCTGCAGCAGGGCGTGGAGACGCTGTCGCTGCGGGTGCGGCAGCAGACCGACAACGCCCTCGTGCTCGCCCGTTGGCTCGAGGCGCAGCCGGAGGTCGCCCACGTCGCGCACGCCGGGCTCGCCTCCAGCCCGTCGCACGACCTGGCCCGGCGCTACCTGCCGCGCGGCACCGGCTCGGTCTTCGCCGTCACGCTCGCGGGCGGTGAGCCCGCCGCGCGCCGGTTCGTCGACGCCGTCCGGCTCCTCAGCCGCATGACGCACCTCGGCGACGTCCGCTCGCTCGTGCTCCACCCCGCCTCGACCACGCACGCGCACCGCTCGCCGGCCGACCGCGCGGCGGCCGGGGTCCACGACGGGACGCTGCGGCTGTCGGTGGGGATCGAGGACGTCGAGGACCTCCTCGACGACCTCGCGCGCGGCCTCGCCGCGGTGCGCGCCGGCGACGGCGCGACCGGCGTGACCGGCGCGACCGCGACGGGCGCCTGA
- a CDS encoding trypsin-like serine protease, with amino-acid sequence MKPVLAAAAALVLGAAVAAPAAAITRGGSLDGQDHPYVGIMVSSTYDADGELVPQSRCSGSLISPTVYVTAGHCTFGADSVEIWFETTLEPTPADFGYPYEGATSVTGTPYTHPEYDDAAFYLHDLGVVVLDEPVELDRYAELPQVGVVDTLPKGRNGAVVTAVGYGLQAASSNPVQPERNVAELTRYQADLFVLNTQGANGAGTASGNQSILLSGDAKHGGTCFGDSGGPALVGDTLVSVNSYGLNGNCAGVGGMFRIDQERELGFIRGFL; translated from the coding sequence ATGAAGCCTGTTCTCGCCGCCGCCGCGGCTCTCGTCCTCGGCGCCGCGGTCGCGGCGCCCGCGGCGGCCATCACCCGGGGCGGCAGCCTCGACGGCCAGGACCACCCCTACGTCGGCATCATGGTGTCGAGCACCTACGACGCCGACGGCGAGCTCGTGCCGCAGTCGCGGTGCAGCGGCTCTCTCATCTCCCCGACGGTGTACGTCACGGCCGGGCACTGCACGTTCGGGGCGGACTCCGTCGAGATCTGGTTCGAGACGACGCTCGAGCCCACGCCGGCCGACTTCGGCTACCCCTACGAGGGCGCGACGTCGGTGACCGGCACGCCGTACACGCACCCGGAGTACGACGACGCCGCGTTCTACCTGCACGACCTCGGCGTCGTCGTCCTCGACGAGCCCGTCGAGCTCGACCGCTACGCCGAGCTGCCGCAGGTCGGCGTCGTCGACACGCTGCCCAAGGGGCGCAACGGCGCCGTGGTCACGGCCGTCGGCTACGGGCTGCAGGCCGCGTCCAGCAACCCCGTGCAGCCGGAGCGCAACGTCGCCGAGCTCACCCGCTACCAGGCGGACCTCTTCGTCCTCAACACCCAGGGGGCGAACGGCGCCGGCACCGCGTCGGGCAACCAGTCGATCCTGCTGAGCGGCGACGCCAAGCACGGCGGTACGTGCTTCGGCGACTCCGGCGGCCCCGCGCTGGTCGGCGACACGCTCGTCTCGGTCAACTCCTACGGCCTCAACGGCAACTGCGCCGGTGTCGGCGGCATGTTCCGCATCGACCAGGAGCGGGAGCTCGGGTTCATCCGCGGCTTCCTGTGA
- a CDS encoding MMPL family transporter: protein MTAGTARAAGTAGTPHRAPPRGVGAAAALVVRGRFAVLLGWVVLTVAAVVLLPLPGGTGVGDLDDFAPDGNPYVSTEVRSAQAFGFPLLSRAVVVQRDPDGLSPYTQAAAVLRAASVAQGTYPEPGPLLGALPLLNTAGLVPGAREEGTTALTYLLMSPETGIFGQTRAAQRYAAGAPDPLDATVGVTGTFPARVAQDAVLDRSLRALELTAPLAVFGVLALSFRSLVAPLLAIGTAVLAFVLTLHAAGALGAVLDVQVPAELRPLLLALLLGVVTDYAVFFLAATRSGLEDGEDRVGAARRAVVDYLPVVVVAGLTVAAGTASLLAARGSVFRAFGPGMALAVLVGLAVSVTLLPALLAVLGRAAYWPARPGALDGASVPLARRTARFARVRRPLVGRLVRPRTAASVVVGGTLVLLALAVPVKDLALGVSFVPSLPAEEEAAQAADAAAEGVAPGILSPTLVLVEGADLDEQAQALAAFRTRLESQAGVAGVLGPGYGLLQQPLGLVVTPDGTAARYLVVLDHEPLGAAAVAAFDRLEAGVEDWAEESGLPGVRVSLGGDTALASLLARSTTDDLARVAVAVVVINLLVLVVFLRATVLPLYLLGTSVLSLLAALGLTTLVFQTLLGHDGITFYVPFAAAVLLVALGSDYNVYGVGRLWRVAHDVPLRRAVVEVVPRTSRAITVAAVTLAVSFGLLAVVPLRPFHELAFVMSVGVLLDAVLVRVLLVPSLLVLLDRWNRWPWPALRPEEEEARP from the coding sequence ATGACAGCGGGGACGGCGCGGGCGGCGGGGACGGCGGGGACGCCGCACCGCGCTCCGCCGCGCGGGGTCGGGGCCGCCGCGGCCCTCGTGGTCCGCGGCCGGTTCGCCGTCCTGCTCGGCTGGGTCGTGCTCACCGTCGCGGCCGTCGTCCTGCTCCCGCTGCCGGGCGGCACGGGGGTCGGCGACCTCGACGACTTCGCGCCCGACGGCAACCCCTACGTGTCGACCGAGGTGCGGTCGGCGCAGGCGTTCGGCTTCCCGCTGCTGTCGCGCGCCGTCGTCGTGCAGCGCGACCCCGACGGGCTGTCGCCGTACACGCAGGCAGCCGCCGTGCTGCGCGCGGCGTCGGTCGCCCAGGGCACCTACCCCGAGCCGGGCCCGCTGCTGGGGGCGCTGCCGCTGCTCAACACCGCCGGTCTCGTGCCGGGCGCCCGCGAGGAGGGCACGACGGCCCTCACCTACCTGCTCATGTCGCCCGAGACCGGCATCTTCGGGCAGACCCGGGCCGCGCAGCGCTACGCCGCCGGCGCACCGGACCCGCTCGACGCGACCGTCGGCGTGACCGGCACCTTCCCGGCGCGCGTCGCGCAGGACGCCGTCCTCGACCGGTCGCTGCGGGCGCTGGAGCTCACGGCACCGCTGGCGGTGTTCGGCGTGCTGGCGCTGAGCTTCCGCTCCCTCGTCGCGCCGCTGCTCGCGATCGGCACGGCGGTCCTCGCCTTCGTCCTCACGCTCCACGCGGCCGGGGCGCTCGGGGCGGTGCTCGACGTGCAGGTGCCCGCCGAGCTGCGCCCGCTGCTGCTCGCGCTGCTGCTCGGGGTCGTCACCGACTACGCGGTCTTCTTCCTCGCCGCCACCCGCAGCGGGCTGGAGGACGGTGAGGACCGCGTGGGGGCCGCGCGACGCGCGGTCGTCGACTACCTGCCCGTCGTCGTGGTCGCGGGCCTCACGGTCGCCGCCGGCACGGCGTCGCTGCTCGCCGCCCGCGGCAGCGTGTTCCGCGCCTTCGGACCGGGCATGGCGCTCGCGGTGCTCGTCGGCCTGGCGGTCTCGGTGACGCTGCTCCCGGCGCTGCTGGCGGTGCTCGGCCGCGCGGCGTACTGGCCCGCCCGGCCCGGCGCGCTGGACGGCGCCTCGGTCCCGCTGGCTCGCCGCACGGCCCGCTTCGCCCGGGTACGACGACCTCTCGTGGGACGGCTCGTCCGCCCACGCACGGCCGCGTCGGTCGTCGTCGGCGGCACGCTCGTGCTCCTCGCGCTCGCGGTGCCGGTCAAGGACCTCGCGCTCGGGGTCTCGTTCGTCCCGTCGCTGCCGGCGGAGGAGGAGGCGGCGCAGGCGGCGGACGCGGCCGCCGAGGGGGTCGCTCCCGGCATCCTGTCCCCCACGCTCGTCCTCGTCGAGGGCGCCGACCTCGACGAGCAGGCCCAGGCGCTCGCCGCCTTCCGCACCCGCCTGGAGTCGCAGGCCGGGGTGGCCGGCGTGCTGGGCCCGGGCTACGGGCTGCTGCAGCAGCCGCTCGGGCTCGTGGTGACGCCCGACGGGACCGCGGCGCGCTACCTCGTCGTGCTCGACCACGAGCCGCTGGGCGCGGCGGCCGTCGCCGCCTTCGACCGGCTGGAGGCGGGGGTCGAGGACTGGGCGGAGGAGTCGGGCCTGCCGGGCGTGCGGGTGTCCCTGGGGGGTGACACGGCGCTGGCGTCCCTGCTCGCCCGCTCCACCACCGACGACCTCGCGCGGGTGGCCGTCGCCGTGGTCGTCATCAACCTGCTCGTGCTCGTGGTGTTCCTGCGCGCGACGGTCCTGCCCCTGTACCTGCTCGGCACCAGCGTGCTGTCGCTGCTCGCCGCGCTCGGCCTGACCACGCTCGTGTTCCAGACGCTGCTCGGCCACGACGGGATCACGTTCTACGTGCCGTTCGCCGCGGCGGTGCTGCTCGTCGCCCTCGGCTCGGACTACAACGTGTACGGCGTCGGTCGGCTGTGGCGGGTCGCGCACGACGTGCCGCTGCGGCGGGCGGTCGTCGAGGTGGTCCCGAGGACGTCCCGCGCCATCACGGTGGCGGCCGTCACGCTCGCGGTGAGCTTCGGCCTGCTCGCGGTGGTGCCGCTGCGGCCGTTCCACGAGCTCGCGTTCGTCATGTCGGTGGGCGTTCTGCTGGACGCCGTGCTCGTGCGGGTGCTGCTGGTGCCCTCGCTGCTGGTGCTGCTGGACCGCTGGAACCGCTGGCCGTGGCCCGCGCTGCGGCCCGAGGAGGAGGAGGCGCGCCCGTGA
- a CDS encoding FKBP-type peptidyl-prolyl cis-trans isomerase: MEKPEVEFVDPQPPSDLVVDDLSVGDGDEARPGTTVRVHYVGVAHSTGEEFDASYNRGEPLEFRLGAGQVISGWDSGITGMRVGGRRRLVIPPHLAYGDRGAGGVIGPGETLVFVCDLVGVR; encoded by the coding sequence ATGGAGAAGCCCGAGGTCGAGTTCGTCGACCCCCAGCCGCCGTCGGACCTCGTCGTCGACGACCTCAGCGTCGGCGACGGCGACGAGGCACGCCCCGGGACCACGGTCCGCGTGCACTACGTGGGCGTCGCGCACTCCACGGGCGAGGAGTTCGACGCCTCGTACAACCGCGGCGAGCCGCTGGAGTTCCGGCTGGGGGCCGGTCAGGTCATCAGCGGGTGGGACAGCGGCATCACCGGCATGCGCGTGGGCGGGCGCCGCCGGCTCGTCATCCCGCCGCACCTCGCCTACGGCGACCGCGGCGCCGGCGGAGTCATCGGACCGGGTGAGACGCTCGTCTTCGTCTGCGACCTCGTCGGGGTGCGCTGA